The following coding sequences are from one Deinococcus aerophilus window:
- a CDS encoding ATPase → MTVTPVLPHLRAGSTPPEPHEVRLGEAPLTVLVGVTGVGKSTAVAALHTGAESCVLPDRREITDAVMIYPLAGGPVHDREERFRLTAQYRADHPGGMAQALGSLLADTRHWTGPLIFDGLRGLDEVQYAARTFPQWRFVALGAPDTVRVRRLLGRADAFDRVSTPELNAADVPRMNLRAALATLPGSAQVFTPAELEELAALEADGHRAADILAKVKIVVSERRSYDPAAAEALLRTLPPRRALVLDTVALSPAEVARAVEAWA, encoded by the coding sequence ATGACTGTCACGCCTGTCCTGCCCCACCTCCGCGCCGGGTCCACGCCGCCGGAACCTCATGAAGTCCGGCTGGGCGAGGCGCCGCTGACCGTACTCGTCGGCGTCACCGGCGTGGGCAAAAGCACCGCTGTGGCCGCGCTGCACACCGGGGCGGAATCCTGCGTGCTGCCGGACCGCCGTGAGATCACCGATGCCGTAATGATCTACCCGCTGGCCGGCGGCCCGGTCCATGACCGCGAGGAACGCTTTCGCCTGACCGCGCAGTACCGCGCCGACCACCCCGGCGGAATGGCACAGGCGCTGGGGTCCCTGCTGGCCGATACCCGCCACTGGACCGGCCCGCTGATCTTCGACGGCCTGCGCGGGCTGGACGAGGTGCAGTACGCGGCCCGGACGTTTCCACAGTGGCGGTTTGTGGCGCTGGGGGCGCCCGATACAGTGCGCGTGCGCCGGCTGCTGGGCCGGGCCGACGCCTTTGACCGGGTGAGCACCCCCGAGCTGAACGCTGCAGACGTGCCCCGGATGAACCTGCGGGCTGCCCTGGCCACCCTGCCCGGCAGCGCACAGGTGTTCACTCCCGCCGAACTGGAGGAACTCGCCGCCCTGGAAGCTGACGGTCACCGCGCCGCCGACATCCTGGCCAAGGTGAAGATCGTGGTGAGCGAGCGGCGCAGCTATGACCCCGCCGCCGCCGAGGCCCTGCTCCGGACGCTGCCGCCCCGGCGGGCGCTGGTGCTGGATACCGTGGCCCTGAGCCCCGCCGAGGTCGCGCGTGCGGTGGAGGCCTGGGCATGA
- a CDS encoding PRC-barrel domain-containing protein — MIKGNDIIGQHVVAIDSGQRIEGVHDLIFDHQANQVLGLLVDEGGWFRAAKVVPFEAIHSFGEDAIMIDSAAAVTSTRQDDRLADVLDSDIRLIGMTLLTTDGQDLGKIADVYFDEKTGHVEGYEATGGLFSDLSNGRTFVPAPENVQIGEHAAIVPLAVASAMQEQEPGGLRGAFHHAGDSLKDTYGNIADATKERQKEYVTGKTAGNDIILEDGTVLIRQGEVITAEQADQAEEHGRLTALATSVTGGAISGAYDNMAGASRERQKEYAIGKTAGSDITDDAHEVIVRKGEVITAEQADRAEAAGKLGTLASSATGGVLVATYGSARDRVQEGYDDIRGATAERQKAYVVGKTARTDVTTDAGETIVYEGGVITEFQANRAEQTGRLGALTAAAMGGQGQEQAAEHDRPEATIGRRARMAVRAPGGSVVAAQGQIVTPAILERAQHLGVEQQLMDATLTRRDTGSGTGTREALAGGLDSVSEGASNLWDRAKGWLGERREDVETANEERQRQHHEQRIKDALGRPVNRVILAPDDSIILNVGEIVTHKAVQLATDSEVLDVLLGSVSKEAPDLNPLNTRPDEQGRAALDSQTEPALQNRAVDPKSQG, encoded by the coding sequence ATGATTAAAGGCAATGACATTATTGGACAGCACGTGGTCGCCATCGACAGCGGCCAGCGCATTGAAGGCGTCCACGATCTGATTTTCGACCATCAGGCCAATCAGGTGCTGGGACTGCTCGTCGACGAGGGAGGGTGGTTCCGCGCTGCCAAGGTGGTGCCCTTCGAGGCGATTCATTCGTTTGGCGAGGACGCCATCATGATCGACTCGGCCGCCGCCGTGACCTCGACCCGGCAGGACGACCGGCTGGCCGATGTGCTCGACAGCGATATCCGCCTGATCGGCATGACGCTGCTCACCACCGACGGTCAGGATCTGGGCAAGATCGCCGACGTGTACTTTGATGAGAAGACCGGGCACGTCGAGGGTTATGAGGCCACCGGGGGTCTGTTCTCTGACCTCAGCAACGGGCGCACCTTCGTGCCGGCCCCGGAGAACGTGCAGATCGGAGAGCACGCGGCCATCGTGCCGCTCGCCGTGGCTTCCGCCATGCAGGAGCAGGAACCGGGCGGCCTGCGGGGAGCGTTTCACCACGCGGGAGACTCGCTCAAGGACACCTACGGCAACATTGCCGACGCCACCAAGGAACGCCAGAAGGAGTACGTCACCGGCAAGACGGCGGGCAACGACATCATCCTGGAAGACGGCACGGTGCTGATCCGTCAGGGTGAGGTCATCACGGCTGAGCAGGCCGATCAGGCCGAGGAACATGGCCGGCTGACTGCATTGGCGACCTCCGTGACCGGGGGGGCAATCTCAGGAGCCTACGACAACATGGCCGGCGCCAGCCGGGAGCGTCAGAAGGAGTACGCCATCGGCAAGACGGCGGGCAGCGACATTACCGATGACGCCCATGAAGTCATCGTGCGCAAGGGGGAAGTGATTACCGCCGAGCAGGCCGACCGCGCCGAGGCCGCCGGCAAACTGGGGACGCTGGCGTCCTCGGCCACCGGGGGCGTGCTCGTCGCCACCTACGGCAGCGCCCGTGACCGGGTGCAAGAAGGCTATGACGACATCCGGGGCGCGACCGCTGAGCGCCAGAAGGCCTATGTCGTCGGCAAGACCGCCCGCACCGACGTGACCACCGACGCCGGCGAGACGATTGTGTACGAGGGCGGCGTGATCACCGAATTTCAGGCGAACCGCGCCGAACAGACGGGTCGGCTCGGCGCGCTGACCGCCGCCGCCATGGGGGGGCAGGGTCAGGAGCAGGCTGCGGAACATGACCGCCCCGAGGCCACCATCGGCCGCCGGGCCCGGATGGCGGTGCGCGCTCCGGGCGGCAGCGTGGTCGCGGCGCAGGGACAGATCGTTACCCCAGCCATTCTGGAACGGGCCCAGCATCTGGGCGTGGAGCAGCAGCTGATGGACGCCACGCTGACCCGCCGGGACACGGGCAGTGGCACGGGCACCCGCGAAGCCCTGGCGGGCGGCCTGGACAGCGTCTCCGAGGGAGCGAGCAACCTGTGGGACCGGGCCAAGGGCTGGCTGGGTGAGCGGCGTGAGGACGTGGAAACCGCCAACGAGGAGCGCCAGCGGCAGCACCACGAGCAGCGCATTAAAGACGCGCTGGGTCGTCCGGTCAACCGAGTCATCCTGGCCCCCGACGACAGCATCATCCTGAACGTGGGTGAGATCGTGACCCACAAGGCGGTGCAGCTGGCCACCGACAGCGAGGTGCTCGACGTGCTGCTGGGCAGCGTGAGCAAGGAGGCGCCCGACCTCAATCCGCTGAACACGCGGCCCGACGAGCAGGGCCGGGCGGCGCTGGACAGCCAGACGGAACCGGCCCTGCAGAACCGGGCCGTTGATCCCAAATCTCAGGGCTGA
- a CDS encoding HNH endonuclease produces the protein MARKRAEDSWYAPPKPPETCVLCGREAPTMTDHHLIPKSQGRRQGVKLGEIPTVKMCAACQGYLSKTFSNSELANELNTVEAILAREEVQKFVAWVRKQPLTKGVRVH, from the coding sequence ATGGCCCGCAAACGTGCAGAAGACAGCTGGTATGCTCCCCCCAAACCTCCCGAGACCTGTGTGCTGTGTGGCCGTGAAGCGCCGACCATGACCGACCACCATCTGATTCCCAAGTCGCAGGGCCGGCGGCAGGGGGTCAAGCTCGGAGAGATTCCAACGGTCAAGATGTGCGCCGCGTGTCAGGGGTACCTGTCCAAGACCTTCAGCAATTCGGAACTTGCCAACGAGTTGAACACCGTCGAGGCGATCCTTGCACGTGAGGAGGTTCAGAAGTTTGTGGCCTGGGTACGCAAGCAGCCCCTGACCAAGGGCGTGCGCGTGCATTAG
- a CDS encoding S8 family peptidase yields the protein MARRLLLSALTLPLLLSACMDQMAPPEQPRPPTPPPIIDPPACSTAPTGLGVAGVRAQVVRAARVGAQGWNAPHVPGEVLIVSAGGKVLGAQALRALAGVQVTEVGPGTRLARTPAGEGDQAFAARLQAAGVRTQPNFVYAALAVPNDPGVPGNAGISIGTLKVNQTYLTRVHAQDAWNVLAGLGKTPLGAATAVLDSGQDTTHPELQGRLSAQASFLDGCPDTTSGHGTATAGLIGAKTNNGVGVAGMVWGGPLIGVEVLGEDGATTLSVAQGLDYAVKQGAKVINISLGSPGNPGDTALDAALASAAKSAVIVAAAGNTAAEGVYYPASHPDVLAVGAVGAKDSELACYSARSSTKLPRALDLVAPGGAGFGACPGATREQDLPVLLAGGGYGLEAGTSFSAPLVSGVAALMRGANPSLTADQTRALLLDSADRSGGLPLLNAEAAVRAAVKASGQ from the coding sequence ATGGCCCGCCGTCTGCTTCTGTCTGCCCTGACCCTTCCGCTGCTGCTGAGCGCCTGTATGGACCAGATGGCGCCGCCCGAGCAACCCCGCCCCCCGACCCCGCCGCCCATCATTGACCCGCCGGCGTGCTCTACCGCACCGACCGGGCTGGGCGTGGCGGGGGTGAGGGCACAGGTGGTGCGGGCGGCACGGGTGGGCGCTCAGGGCTGGAACGCCCCACACGTGCCCGGCGAGGTGTTGATCGTGTCTGCCGGCGGCAAGGTCCTGGGGGCGCAGGCGCTCCGGGCCCTGGCAGGGGTGCAGGTCACCGAGGTAGGGCCGGGTACCCGGCTGGCGCGCACCCCGGCCGGAGAGGGGGACCAGGCCTTTGCGGCGCGGCTGCAGGCGGCGGGCGTGCGCACCCAACCCAACTTCGTGTACGCGGCGCTGGCGGTGCCCAACGATCCGGGGGTGCCGGGCAACGCCGGAATTTCAATTGGCACCCTGAAGGTGAACCAGACCTACCTGACGCGCGTGCACGCGCAGGACGCCTGGAACGTGCTCGCCGGTCTGGGCAAGACTCCGCTGGGAGCGGCCACCGCCGTGCTGGATTCGGGTCAGGACACCACCCACCCGGAACTGCAGGGCCGCCTGAGCGCACAGGCATCCTTTCTGGACGGATGTCCGGACACCACCTCCGGACACGGCACCGCCACGGCCGGCCTTATCGGCGCGAAGACCAACAACGGGGTGGGGGTGGCCGGGATGGTCTGGGGCGGCCCCCTGATCGGCGTGGAGGTGCTGGGCGAGGACGGAGCCACCACCCTGTCTGTGGCGCAGGGACTGGACTACGCCGTAAAACAGGGTGCCAAGGTCATCAACATCAGCCTGGGCAGCCCCGGGAATCCGGGGGATACGGCGCTGGACGCGGCCCTGGCCTCCGCAGCCAAGAGTGCCGTGATTGTGGCGGCGGCGGGCAACACTGCCGCGGAGGGCGTGTACTACCCGGCGAGTCACCCGGATGTGCTTGCGGTGGGCGCGGTGGGGGCCAAGGACAGCGAACTGGCGTGCTACAGCGCACGGTCCTCGACCAAGCTGCCGCGCGCGCTGGACCTCGTCGCGCCGGGTGGAGCGGGCTTTGGTGCGTGTCCGGGGGCCACGCGGGAGCAGGACCTGCCCGTGCTGCTCGCCGGGGGTGGGTATGGGCTGGAGGCGGGAACCAGTTTCTCCGCTCCTCTCGTCAGCGGCGTGGCGGCGCTGATGCGCGGCGCGAATCCGTCGCTGACGGCGGACCAGACCCGGGCCCTGCTGCTCGACAGCGCGGACCGCTCGGGTGGGCTGCCGCTGCTGAATGCCGAGGCCGCCGTACGTGCGGCGGTGAAGGCCTCCGGTCAGTAA
- a CDS encoding enolase C-terminal domain-like protein: MSGATVQRVEAVPYRLPLTSALAWGAHSALSAAEHVLVRVTLSDGTVGVAEAPPRPTIYGETPASVEAILAHLAPALMGLDITDEAALNRVRNSVANNHTARGALDMALWDARARAQGSSLFDVLLGPRTRVRVSFILGIAPAQEMLTEAERVVAAGVRCLKVKVGRDHARDLAVIRDLRAAFGETVALYADSNETLTPQTAPGALEAMREAGLMYVEEPLPVRDLRARAELHRRGILPIVADDSCFTPADLDRELDFGTFDVLNVKTARNGFTDGLTMLRAAARHGRRGMVGSQASSGLGTLHAALLSTQAEVTEPCELSFVLKLQDDLLNLPITFQDGWLDVGSLREHAVDPRQLERWRQ, from the coding sequence ATGAGCGGCGCGACCGTTCAGCGGGTGGAGGCCGTGCCCTACCGCCTGCCCCTGACCTCCGCGCTGGCCTGGGGCGCCCACTCGGCCCTCAGCGCCGCCGAACATGTGCTGGTGCGGGTCACGCTGTCAGACGGCACGGTGGGCGTCGCCGAGGCCCCCCCCAGACCGACCATCTACGGCGAGACGCCCGCCAGCGTGGAGGCCATCCTGGCCCACCTTGCCCCGGCGCTCATGGGTCTGGACATCACGGACGAAGCGGCGCTCAACCGCGTGCGCAACAGCGTGGCGAACAACCACACCGCGCGCGGCGCCCTGGACATGGCGCTGTGGGACGCCCGTGCCCGAGCGCAGGGGAGCAGCCTCTTCGATGTGCTGCTGGGACCCCGGACCCGCGTGCGCGTCAGCTTTATCCTGGGCATCGCCCCCGCTCAGGAGATGCTGACCGAAGCCGAACGGGTGGTCGCCGCGGGCGTGCGCTGCCTCAAGGTGAAGGTGGGCCGTGACCACGCCCGCGACCTCGCGGTTATCCGGGACCTGCGCGCCGCCTTTGGCGAGACGGTGGCGCTGTACGCCGACAGCAACGAGACCCTGACCCCGCAGACCGCTCCCGGCGCCCTGGAGGCCATGCGGGAGGCGGGCCTGATGTACGTGGAAGAACCCCTGCCCGTCCGGGACCTGCGGGCGCGGGCCGAACTGCACCGGCGCGGCATCCTGCCCATCGTGGCCGACGACAGCTGCTTTACACCCGCCGACCTGGACCGTGAACTGGATTTCGGGACCTTTGACGTGCTGAACGTCAAGACCGCCCGCAACGGATTCACTGACGGTCTCACCATGCTGCGGGCGGCGGCGCGGCACGGCAGGAGGGGAATGGTCGGCTCGCAGGCGAGCAGCGGGCTGGGCACCCTGCATGCCGCCCTGCTGTCCACGCAGGCCGAGGTCACCGAGCCGTGCGAACTGAGTTTTGTCCTGAAACTGCAAGACGATCTGCTCAACCTGCCCATCACCTTTCAGGACGGCTGGCTGGACGTGGGCAGCCTGCGCGAGCACGCGGTTGACCCCCGGCAGCTGGAACGCTGGCGGCAGTAG
- the cysK gene encoding cysteine synthase A — protein sequence MVETLIGNTPLVQLQRVTEPGMADVFIKLEGQNPGGSIKDRTALGLVEDAERSGRLKPGGTIVEPTSGNTGVGLAQVAAAKGYRLILCMPAQMSEERKRTLRAYGAELILTDPERRMLAAIEEAERIAAETEAVMMGQFTNPANPQAHERTTGPELWTQMEGRIDAFVYGSGTGGTISGVGRYLKRQDPGIRVIAVEPARSNVLSGGERGEHGFQGMGPGFIPDNLDRSVIDQVITVWEEDAYPLARRLAEQEGVFVGMSSGANAWAALQVARELGAGRRVATIACDTGARYLTTALFSEETGTPPGYLPYSREKITTPAS from the coding sequence ATGGTCGAAACGTTGATTGGCAATACCCCGCTGGTTCAGCTTCAGCGCGTGACGGAACCCGGCATGGCCGACGTGTTCATCAAGCTGGAGGGCCAGAACCCCGGCGGCAGCATCAAGGACCGCACGGCGCTGGGACTGGTCGAGGACGCCGAACGCAGTGGCCGCCTGAAGCCCGGCGGCACCATCGTCGAGCCGACGAGCGGCAACACCGGGGTGGGGCTGGCGCAGGTGGCGGCGGCCAAGGGCTACCGCCTGATTCTGTGCATGCCCGCCCAGATGTCCGAGGAGCGCAAGCGCACGCTGCGGGCCTACGGCGCCGAGTTGATCCTCACCGATCCCGAGCGGCGGATGCTCGCCGCCATTGAGGAGGCCGAGCGCATCGCTGCCGAGACGGAGGCCGTGATGATGGGCCAGTTCACCAACCCTGCCAACCCCCAGGCCCACGAGCGGACCACCGGCCCGGAATTGTGGACACAGATGGAGGGACGTATCGACGCCTTTGTGTATGGCAGCGGTACGGGCGGCACCATCAGCGGGGTGGGACGGTATCTCAAGCGGCAGGACCCCGGCATTCGGGTGATCGCGGTAGAGCCCGCCCGCAGCAACGTGCTCAGCGGCGGTGAACGCGGCGAGCACGGCTTTCAGGGCATGGGGCCGGGCTTCATTCCCGACAATCTGGACCGCAGCGTGATCGACCAGGTGATCACGGTCTGGGAGGAAGATGCCTATCCGCTGGCCCGCCGCCTGGCAGAGCAGGAGGGCGTGTTCGTGGGCATGAGCAGCGGCGCCAATGCCTGGGCCGCGCTGCAGGTGGCCCGCGAACTGGGCGCGGGCCGAAGGGTCGCCACCATCGCCTGTGACACCGGAGCGCGCTACCTTACCACCGCGCTGTTCAGCGAGGAGACCGGAACGCCCCCGGGCTACCTTCCATATTCACGCGAGAAGATCACCACACCGGCGAGCTGA
- the acnA gene encoding aconitate hydratase AcnA, translating into MAMNLFGARDTLTTHSGQKLYFYNLNKFADQGHDISKLPVSIKVLLESVLREANDYDVRREDVTTVAGWKPVNEEVEIPFKPARVILQDFTGVPAVVDLAAMRSAMVAMGGDPNKINPLIPVDLVIDHSVQVDEFGTEFALANNMAIEFERNRERYEFLRWGQQAFDNFGVVPPASGIVHQVNLEYLAKGVQSRPEDDGVVVYPDSLVGTDSHTTMINGLGIVGWGVGGIEAEAVMLGQPIYMLMPEVIGFKITGAMPEGATATDLALRVTQMLREKGVVGKFVEFYGAGLSNMTLPDRATIANMAPEYGATMGFFPVDDEALRYLRRTGRLEDEIELVEAYYKAQGMFRTDETPDPVFTDTIELDLGTIVPSLAGPKRPQDRVNLSDMHTVFAEALTAPVKGRGFELPEGKLNAQGTITGTDLKIGHGAVTLASITSCTNTSNPSVLIAAGLVAKKAVELGLTTQPWVKTSLAPGSRVVTDYLENAGLQTYLDQIGFNTVGYGCMTCIGNSGPLPEPIVDAINEGDLVAASVLSGNRNFEGRINPHIKANYLASPPLVVAYALAGTVVNDIVNDPIGTGKDGQPVYLRDVWPSNAEIQDIMDRAINAEMFKKVYDGIEKSNADWNAIPVSEGALYDWNADSTYIQNPPFFETLANGPSEIVSIEGARVLVKVGDSVTTDHISPAGSFKADTPAGKYLTDRGIKPVDFNSYGSRRGNDRIMTRGTFANIRLKNQLAPGTEGGFTTDFTTGNVTSIYDAAQNYKASNIPLVVLAGKDYGMGSSRDWAAKGTMLLGVKAVLAESFERIHRSNLVGMGVLPLQYKNGETAESLGIAGDEMIDVVLPTDLKPRQDVTLRVGKNGVTREITVQCRIDTPVEIDYYKNGGILQTVLRSILERSKDEVKA; encoded by the coding sequence ATGGCGATGAACCTTTTCGGCGCGCGCGACACGTTGACCACCCACAGCGGCCAGAAACTCTACTTTTATAACCTGAACAAGTTTGCAGATCAGGGGCATGACATCAGCAAGCTGCCGGTGAGCATCAAGGTGCTGCTCGAAAGCGTGTTGCGTGAGGCCAACGACTACGACGTGCGGCGCGAGGACGTGACCACCGTGGCCGGGTGGAAGCCCGTCAACGAAGAGGTGGAGATTCCCTTCAAGCCCGCCCGCGTGATTCTGCAGGACTTCACCGGCGTGCCTGCGGTGGTGGACCTCGCCGCCATGCGCAGCGCGATGGTCGCCATGGGCGGCGATCCCAACAAGATCAACCCGCTGATTCCGGTGGATCTGGTCATTGACCACTCGGTGCAGGTCGACGAATTCGGCACCGAGTTCGCGCTCGCGAACAACATGGCCATTGAGTTCGAGCGCAACCGCGAGCGCTACGAGTTCCTCAGATGGGGCCAGCAGGCCTTCGACAACTTCGGCGTGGTGCCGCCCGCCTCGGGCATCGTGCACCAGGTCAACCTGGAGTACCTCGCCAAGGGCGTGCAGAGCCGCCCCGAGGACGACGGCGTGGTCGTGTACCCCGACAGCCTCGTGGGCACCGACTCGCACACCACCATGATCAACGGCCTGGGCATCGTGGGCTGGGGCGTGGGCGGCATCGAGGCCGAGGCCGTCATGCTCGGCCAGCCCATCTACATGCTGATGCCCGAGGTGATCGGCTTCAAGATCACCGGCGCGATGCCCGAGGGGGCCACCGCCACCGACCTAGCGCTGCGCGTGACCCAGATGCTGCGCGAGAAGGGCGTGGTCGGAAAGTTCGTGGAGTTCTACGGCGCGGGCCTGAGCAACATGACCCTGCCCGACCGCGCGACGATCGCCAACATGGCCCCCGAGTACGGCGCGACCATGGGCTTTTTCCCGGTGGACGACGAGGCGCTGCGTTACCTGCGCCGCACCGGCCGCCTGGAAGACGAGATCGAACTGGTCGAGGCGTACTACAAGGCCCAGGGCATGTTCCGCACCGACGAAACGCCCGATCCCGTGTTCACCGACACCATCGAGCTGGACCTGGGCACCATCGTTCCCAGCCTGGCCGGACCCAAGCGTCCGCAGGACCGCGTGAACCTCAGCGACATGCACACCGTGTTTGCCGAGGCGCTCACCGCTCCCGTCAAGGGCCGCGGCTTTGAGCTGCCCGAGGGCAAGCTGAACGCGCAGGGCACGATCACCGGCACCGACCTCAAGATCGGCCACGGCGCGGTGACGCTGGCCTCCATCACCTCCTGCACCAACACGAGCAACCCCAGCGTCCTGATCGCCGCCGGTCTGGTCGCCAAGAAGGCCGTGGAACTGGGCTTGACCACCCAGCCCTGGGTCAAGACCTCGCTGGCCCCCGGCAGCCGGGTCGTCACTGATTACCTGGAGAACGCGGGCCTGCAGACCTACCTGGACCAGATCGGTTTCAATACGGTCGGCTACGGCTGCATGACCTGCATCGGCAACAGCGGGCCGCTGCCCGAGCCCATCGTGGACGCCATCAACGAGGGTGATCTGGTCGCCGCGAGCGTCCTGAGCGGCAACCGCAACTTCGAGGGCCGCATCAACCCGCACATCAAGGCCAACTACCTCGCCTCGCCGCCCCTGGTCGTGGCCTACGCGCTGGCCGGAACGGTCGTGAACGACATCGTCAATGATCCCATCGGCACGGGCAAGGACGGTCAGCCGGTGTACCTGCGCGACGTGTGGCCCAGCAACGCCGAGATTCAGGACATCATGGACCGGGCCATCAACGCCGAGATGTTCAAGAAGGTCTATGACGGCATCGAGAAGAGCAATGCCGACTGGAACGCCATTCCCGTTTCCGAGGGTGCGCTGTACGACTGGAATGCAGACAGCACCTACATCCAGAACCCGCCGTTCTTCGAGACGCTGGCCAACGGCCCCAGCGAGATCGTGAGCATCGAGGGCGCGCGCGTGCTGGTCAAGGTCGGCGACAGCGTGACCACCGACCACATCTCGCCGGCCGGCAGCTTCAAGGCGGATACCCCCGCCGGCAAGTACCTGACCGACCGCGGCATCAAGCCGGTGGACTTCAACTCCTACGGCAGCCGCCGGGGCAACGACCGCATCATGACGCGCGGCACCTTTGCCAACATCCGCCTGAAGAACCAGCTGGCTCCCGGCACCGAGGGCGGCTTTACCACCGACTTCACCACCGGCAACGTGACCTCCATCTACGACGCCGCGCAGAACTACAAGGCGAGCAACATCCCGCTGGTCGTGCTGGCCGGCAAGGACTACGGCATGGGCAGCAGCCGCGACTGGGCCGCCAAGGGCACCATGCTGCTGGGAGTGAAGGCCGTGCTCGCCGAGAGCTTCGAGCGCATCCACCGCAGCAACCTGGTGGGCATGGGCGTGCTGCCGCTGCAGTACAAGAACGGTGAGACCGCCGAGTCGCTGGGCATCGCGGGCGACGAGATGATCGACGTGGTCCTGCCCACCGACCTGAAGCCGCGCCAGGACGTGACCCTGCGCGTGGGCAAGAACGGCGTGACCCGCGAGATCACCGTGCAGTGCCGCATCGATACCCCGGTTGAGATCGACTACTACAAGAACGGTGGCATTCTGCAGACCGTGCTGCGCAGCATTCTGGAGCGCAGCAAGGATGAAGTGAAGGCGTAA
- a CDS encoding ABC transporter permease, protein MSISSFFRPHAALYAAVARLGFRRQFAYPQAALWGLITNLFFGLLRIAVLVALFGQQPQVAGYTVQDAITYTGLTQALIMTLSLFGWTDFMRTIHRGEIVGDLLRPHDLLAFWAAQDAGRAAGQFVLRGLPMLALFAVVWGATFPAGVEGWTLTALSLLLAWACGFAFRFLVNCAAFWSPDAVGIGRFAWAVLGLGSGFLMPLAFFPPGVQQVLALTPFPSMMNTTVEVWLGVRTGAQALAGLTVQLGWALALFALAAAVLSRGLRRLEAAGG, encoded by the coding sequence TTGTCCATATCATCTTTTTTCCGGCCCCACGCTGCCCTGTACGCGGCGGTGGCGCGGCTGGGGTTCCGGCGGCAGTTCGCCTACCCGCAAGCAGCGCTGTGGGGCCTGATCACCAACCTGTTTTTTGGGCTGCTGCGGATTGCGGTGCTGGTGGCGCTGTTCGGGCAGCAGCCGCAGGTGGCCGGCTACACCGTGCAGGACGCCATCACCTACACCGGCTTGACCCAGGCGTTGATCATGACCCTGTCGCTGTTCGGCTGGACGGACTTCATGCGGACCATTCACCGGGGAGAGATCGTGGGCGATCTGCTGCGGCCCCACGACCTGCTCGCCTTCTGGGCGGCGCAGGATGCGGGCCGGGCGGCGGGCCAGTTCGTGTTGCGCGGCTTGCCCATGCTGGCCCTGTTTGCCGTGGTGTGGGGCGCGACCTTCCCGGCTGGCGTGGAGGGCTGGACCCTGACGGCGCTGAGCCTGCTGCTCGCCTGGGCCTGCGGCTTTGCTTTCCGCTTTCTGGTGAACTGCGCGGCGTTCTGGTCGCCGGATGCGGTGGGCATCGGGCGCTTTGCCTGGGCGGTGCTGGGCCTGGGTTCGGGATTCCTGATGCCGCTGGCCTTCTTTCCGCCGGGGGTTCAGCAGGTGCTGGCCCTCACGCCCTTTCCCAGCATGATGAACACCACCGTGGAGGTGTGGTTGGGGGTCAGGACCGGCGCACAGGCCCTGGCGGGTCTGACCGTGCAACTGGGCTGGGCGCTGGCGCTGTTTGCGCTGGCCGCCGCCGTGCTGTCGCGCGGGTTAAGGCGGCTGGAGGCGGCGGGTGGATAG
- a CDS encoding DUF937 domain-containing protein — MMDIFNMLGGLGQAQQQVSQQTGATPQQAESALEAAIPLLLGAMTRNATEPQGAAALSGALQQHDGSALDRFQQGALPDTQTGQKILGHVFGNQQQAAANAVGQRAGIDPQLAMRILSLAAPLVLAYLGRQQQGGGQSAGMGNLGSILGGVLGGGSGSGGLGGLLGGLLGGGGSAPQTPTPQSPVPQERGGGVLGGGPVISGLPPQSSPASQAPGGVGGMIGTLNHVLDRDGDGNALNDLIGIFGGRR; from the coding sequence ATGATGGACATCTTCAACATGCTCGGCGGACTGGGCCAGGCGCAGCAGCAGGTGAGCCAGCAGACAGGCGCCACCCCCCAGCAAGCCGAATCCGCGCTGGAGGCCGCCATTCCGCTGCTGCTCGGGGCCATGACCCGCAATGCCACCGAACCGCAGGGAGCCGCCGCCCTTTCCGGGGCCCTGCAGCAGCACGACGGCAGCGCCCTCGACCGCTTTCAGCAGGGGGCTCTGCCCGACACCCAGACAGGCCAGAAGATCCTCGGGCATGTCTTCGGCAATCAGCAGCAGGCCGCCGCCAACGCCGTGGGACAGCGGGCCGGCATTGACCCGCAGCTTGCCATGCGGATTCTGAGTCTGGCTGCTCCGCTGGTTCTGGCCTACCTGGGCCGCCAGCAGCAGGGCGGGGGCCAGAGCGCGGGCATGGGCAACCTCGGCAGCATCCTGGGAGGGGTGCTGGGGGGCGGCTCGGGTTCAGGGGGCCTGGGAGGACTGCTCGGCGGTCTGCTCGGCGGCGGCGGGTCAGCTCCCCAGACTCCGACACCGCAGAGTCCGGTGCCGCAGGAGCGGGGCGGCGGCGTGCTGGGCGGAGGCCCGGTGATTTCCGGTCTGCCTCCCCAGAGCTCCCCGGCATCCCAGGCTCCCGGCGGGGTAGGCGGCATGATCGGCACCCTGAACCATGTGCTGGACCGCGACGGCGACGGCAATGCCCTCAACGACCTGATCGGGATATTCGGCGGGCGGCGCTGA